In Anopheles gambiae chromosome 2, idAnoGambNW_F1_1, whole genome shotgun sequence, a single window of DNA contains:
- the LOC1273668 gene encoding protein BUD31 homolog has translation MPKVRRSRKQPPEGWELIEPTLEELEQKMREAETEPHEGKRITESLWPIFKIHHQKSRYIYDLFYRRKAISRELYDYCLKEKIADSNLIAKWKKSGYENLCCLRCIQTRDTNFGTNCICRVPKSKLEEGRVVECVHCGCRGCSG, from the exons ATGCCGAAGGTCCgcagaagcagaaaacagCCACCGGAGGGATGGGAACTGATCGAACCAACGCTGGAAGAGCTGGAGCAAAAGATGCGAGAAG CCGAAACGGAGCCACACGAAGGGAAACGAATAACGGAATCGTTGTGGCCAATCTTCAAAATCCATCACCAGAAATCGCGCTACATCTACGACCTGTTCTACCGCCGGAAAGCAATCAGCCGAGAGCTGTACGACTACTGTCTGAAGGAGAAAATTGCCGACTCGAACCTGATAGCGAAGTGGAAAAAGTCGGGCTATGAAAACCTCTGCTGCCTGCGCTGCATACAAACGAGGGACACCAACTTCGGCACGAACTGCATTTGCCGAGTACCGAAATCGAAGCTAGAGGAGGGACGCGTCGTCGAGTGCGTGCATTGCGGGTGTCGCGGCTGCTCCGGATGA
- the LOC1273669 gene encoding uncharacterized protein LOC1273669: protein MDALDGVPRSVLGYPVKTRTQIVATFLVPVIFELMLYIVLTTADILITVEHFRNGAPTWAWFTLTLIWLPAVVCFCSIVSTPERWPERIGFDERTGRFLFNQVAILVFFPLAALYRFSRRIFWSVEALFHDKGSYGRAQAVAKITETSPCELYHFLQAFLQAAPQMMLQLYILLRDGTFRNYDTVTVQVISVVCSFLTMATIITGYQRFESQKIVGRCYPWSTAEQATQRRKQLLRSTSTAVSALATPSIAPEADPIVPNIMRNFYSRYGSEGERESTANERVAVPAAEQSPRKTLNVGAFNFDRQQSKAHQDPYVNFTDDDKLQEFSGPPDTVDRGGSKARPSGRSVSFKLRDTVEELQAMDHYLRSTEDVRGYATDDSDDEYLKPDGFDAVPKRPAPPTPEAAAGMFHRVSVFRHMLLFNAEAFIKEKVPRLPEGMFEHANPREGSRKAQGTDDQTDGDAISLPSRRQTIVGLEQDDMVGKAVLFLGWVMFLLMRMLALSTFYVFFPLYFWMLVANHYLLMIACIVYEVRLHEKLERYFFYLFLAYMYVFSLLEFKIRFVHVRWWYVGYIALVLAENVASLVLWYNLGAFESWWFYFLHHTIVASGSLSVLCFLFYYAFLRPKDKVLFVNED, encoded by the exons ATGGACGCCCTCGATGGTGTGCCAAGATCCGTGCTCGGCTACCCGGTCAAGACGCGCACCCAAATAGTGGCCACCTTCCTGGTGCCGGTGATCTTCGAGCTGATGCTGTACATTGTGCTGACGACGGCGGACATACTGATCACGGTGGAGCACTTCCGCAACGGCGCTCCGACGTGGGCATGGTTCACGCTCACCCTTATCTGGCTCCCGGCCGTGGTGTGCTTCTGCTCCATCGTATCCACCCCGGAACGGTGGCCGGAACGCATTGGATTTGACGAGCGTACGGGTCGCTTCCTATTCAACCAGGTCGCGATACTTGTGTTCTTTCCGCTCGCCGCTCTCTACCG cTTCAGCCGACGCATTTTCTGGAGCGTCGAAGCCCTGTTCCACGACAAAGGCTCCTACGGCCGTGCGCAAGCCGTCGCCAAGATAACGGAAACGTCTCCCTGCGAGCTGTACCACTTTCTGCAGGCGTTCCTGCAGGCCGCCCCCCAGATGATGCTGCAGCTGTACATCCTGCTGCGGGACGGCACGTTCCGCAACTACGACACGGTCACGGTGCAGGTGATCAGCGTCGTCTGCTCCTTCCTCACGATGGCCACCATCATTACCGGCTATCAGCGCTTCGAAAGCCAGAAGATCGTTGGCCGCTGCTATCCGTGGAGCACCGCCGAGCAGGCAACGCAACGTCGCAAGCAGCTGCTACGATCGACGAGCACGGCCGTGTCGGCGCTTGCCACACCGTCTATAGCGCCGGAAGCGGATCCCATCGTGCCGAACATTATGCGCAACTTCTACTCGCGCTACGGCAGCGAAGGGGAGCGTGAATCGACGGCAAATGAGCGAGTGGCGGTGCCGGCCGCCGAGCAAAGTCCCCGGAAAACGCTCAACGTCGGTGCGTTCAACTTCGATCGGCAGCAGTCGAAAGCGCACCAGGATCCGTACGTCAACTTCACGGACGATGATAAGCTGCAGGAGTTTAGCGGGCCGCCGGACACGGTCGATCGCGGTGGCTCAAAGGCCCGACCATCGGGGCGTAGCGTTAGCTTCAAGCTGCGGGACACGGTCGAGGAGCTGCAAGCGATGGACCATTATCTGCGCAGCACGGAAGACGTCCGCGGGTACGCTACCgacgacagtgacgacgagtaccTCAAGCCGGACGGGTTCGATGCGGTACCGAAGCGGCCGGCCCCACCAACACCGGAAGCGGCGGCCGGTATGTTTCATCGCGTGTCCGTCTTCCGCCACATGCTGCTCTTCAATGCGGAAGCGTTCATAAAGGAGAAGGTGCCCCGGCTGCCCGAGGGCATGTTTGAGCATGCGAATCCCAGGGAGGGAAGCCGGAAGGCCCAAGGGACGGACGATCAGACGGATGGAGATGCGATATCGCTACCCTCCCGGCGCCAAACGATCGTGGGGCTCGAGCAGGACGATATGGTAGGCAAGGCGGTACTATTTCTCGGCTGGGTAATGTTTCTGCTGATGCGCATGCTGGCCCTGTCCACGTTCTACGTGTTTTTCCCACTGTACTTCTGGATGCTGGTGGCTAACCACTATCTGCTGATGATCGCCTGCATCGTGTACGAGGTGCGGCTGCACGAAAAGCTCGAGCGCTACTTCTTCTACCTGTTTCTCGCCTACATGTacgtgttttcgctgctcgagtTTAAGATACGGTTCGTGCACGTGCGCTGGTGGTACGTCGGGTACATTGCGCTGGTGCTGGCCGAAAATGTGGCCTCGCTGGTGCTGTGGTACAACTTGGGTGCGTTCGAGTCCTGGTGGTTTTACTTCCTGCACCACACGATCGTGGCGAGTGGGTCGTTGAGCGTGCTGTGCTTCCTGTTCTATTACGCGTTTCTGCGCCCCAAGGATAAGGTGTTGTTCGTCAATGAGGACTAG
- the LOC11175955 gene encoding uncharacterized protein LOC11175955: MANQEAASPIRQLPFELMCTIFDHLDNYSVKNCSLVCRQWKEIIFSDYYIKRFVLRLPSSVSNTRVLEQSDRLYRHVHLQSNLQSNTSDFNVMYNIVCYPRLKQYLTFRATVEPPWNHVKMITDAIGRMKVLRELYLVNTDASNSVMKAIQICSDSLQFLGLKCAVPAVIKAPYLKTLVLELFFTNPEANVVLYSYRFPHLKSMKVSAYESRNLFKTEHVEHALSFFAHLKELDELILTDITVNGYIFKAICGSCTNLTKLHLDELCIVNNSTMSSLSNLTKLRELKLRRIYSLTSISFLPVTLPHLELVAIGDFEMQYETLRAFRSATRIEFLFGETIPMELILAIASQMPRIRQVELPTTRANYFQSLILLPMLEVLVINNCSFEDLPRYVQHPIDVIKELCCPSTVNKPDDRIIALLLDRFPNLKLLKYDNNLEHQIA, from the exons ATGGCCAATCAGGAGGCCGCGTCCCCAATACGGCAGCTTCCATTCGAG CTAATGTGCACTATATTTGACCATCTCGACAACTACAGCGTAAAAAACTGTTCACTTGTGTGCCGCCAATGGAAGGAGATAATTTTTTCCGATTATTATATAAAGAGattcgtgttgcggttgccaTCGAGTGTTAGTAACACCAGGGTGCTCGAACAGTCCGATCGTTTGTATCGCCATGTACATCTTCAGAGCAACCTTCAGAGCAATACTAGCGATTTCAACGTAATGTACAACATCGTGTGCTATCCGAGGCTGAAGCAGTACCTAACATTCAGAGCAACAGTCGAGCCGCCATGGAACCATGTGAAAATGATTACGGACGCCATTGGGCGCATGAAGGTGCTTCGAGAACTATACCTAGTTAACACAGACGCAAGCAACTCGGTCATGAAGGCTATCCAAATTTGCAGCGATTCGCTGCAGTTCCTCGGCTTGAAATGTGCAGTTCCAGCTGTTATCAAAGCACCCTATCTCAAAACGCTCGTATTGGAGCTGTTCTTCACGAATCCTGAAGCGAATGTGGTACTATATTCTTACAGGTTTCCGCATCTTAAATCTATGAAGGTGTCTGCATACGAATCACGCAATCTTTTCAAAACGGAGCACGTGGAGCATGCATTATCATTTTTTGCCCATCTCAAGGAACTGGATGAGCTGATACTAACAGACATTACCGTTAACGGCTACATTTTCAAAGCCATTTGCGGAAGCTGTACTAATCTAACAAAATTGCATCTGGATGAGCTGTGCATTGTCAACAATTCCACAATGTCTAGCCTTTCAAACCTTACCAAGCTTCGTGAACTTAAACTCCGACGAATCTATTCCCTTACAAGCATTTCGTTTTTACCCGTAACCTTACCGCATCTAGAATTGGTTGCTATTGGTGATTTTGAAATGCAGTACGAAACGCTGCGTGCATTTAGGTCGGCAACGAGGATCGAATTTTTGTTCGGAGAAACGATTCCCATGGAGCTCATCTTAGCCATCGCTAGCCAGATGCCGAGAATACGACAAGTGGAGCTCCCAACGACTCGGGCGAATTATTTTCAATCTCTAATACTACTTCCAATGTTGGAAGTGCTTGTGATAAACAATTGTAGCTTTGAAGACTTACCGAGGTATGTGCAGCATCCTATAGATGTTATTAAAGAGCTGTGTTGCCCCAGCACAGTCAATAAGCCAGATGACAGGATCATAGCGCTACTGCTGGACCGCTTTCCTAATCTAAAATTGCTTAAATATGACAATAATTTGGAGCATCAAATCGCCTAG